A portion of the Toxoplasma gondii ME49 chromosome VIIb, whole genome shotgun sequence genome contains these proteins:
- a CDS encoding hypothetical protein (encoded by transcript TGME49_258870~Predicted trans-membrane domain (TMHMM2.0):149-172:850-870) has product MRRYTAFNTRLIELSASRRATSYSVLFPSADRFTMSFTPFFVTLGCDADEYLIIEQLVCCDHSDLTDAPSCCIVACVPCPPRCTWTIPSDESVLRCCFLATPICIVMRFVLSLFMMECAVGRSGIPTKCRCFLGCPFPATSRSSTASRHYLLLFFLDVLVISVTVDIYVRAYPIERVRAHTGDERPFNVTTGSSERRGNTPHDGITWIAEHLADTDSGKDSHDYRFLNDDQHNHVEEGDGEVGGRTAAADEEEESSRILPTFTVQDIPSGDADVHKAAGDVDTSTTTTAVDEDAVGMPTEGDIPKGDKQVYEAFGRQGSRTVVAEVVEDDSKDSRASQETMDNINHTTQRLLRGMDDGAFVRGGGVQEFVKAMTVPRIEEKTKGQLAGVLRLIEALEAMKGSNSKSDQSPRRFGCSVLQRPFRTVVDYDVVITTAAALANAGVNVAAGGGGPVFPVFPDVAKVRSLAEEPLDGQQAAARESQLRSRGFVVPVADMVAAVKREWSEEPIDCGRCTVGGGYLPVRLLKKEVDEGEELLHFADVEYPTSISRGTVVSVPASWLIVKGLSLRELTPGVTGFILCVENGEKPVFVPRGQGLFSQYAEYRAGAFRERVAVDQFVIVRGSRRNESVLEAKLILDPRAYSVYQSVNRYDPSFLFFGTIEGPPITQSLFVTSALKTSNECIIERTVDDGPVSLDCKGWRKFERRMREYEETKAAITKRSRWRLIKYLVLALGVASAGLLYAGHRKERPHGILRVRPSQIMKHKYYDKIMVALRGRRHAARGYWKAFLDRGIQELLVPQPALHLLSYFDAMHPENLRDALRTVRGDTDTVSRWMDWASGRREAAKGVLYKGAGGYGMAATGVIATLYGLLRSGTYAYRRSKLYLRGRKVKQYAANVLSQKNGRRKARRMIVFLVVQ; this is encoded by the exons ATGCGCAGATACACGGCGTTTAACACGCGTCTCATTGAATTGTCCGCGTCGCGTAGAGCGACCAGTTACTCAGTTTTGTTCCCCTCCGCTGATCGATTTACTATGTCATTCACCCCGTTTTTTGTGACTCTTGGTTGCGACGCGGACGAGTACCTCATCATCGAGCAGCTGGTTTGTTGTGACCACAGCGACCTAACAGACGCACCTTCGTGCTGCATTGTAGCGTGTGTTCCGTGTCCGCCTCGATGCACGTGGACTATTCCGTCAGATGAGTCCGTATTGCGTTGTTGTTTTCTTGCCACACCAATCTGTATTGTTATGCGTTTTGTCCTCTCATTGTTCATGATGGAATGCGCCGTTGGGAGAAGTGGGATCCCAACGAAGTGCCGTTGCTTTTTGGGGTGCCCGTTTCCTGCAACATCGAGAAGTAGTACAGCTTCCCGACATTATCTTCTGTTATTTTTTCTAGATGTATTAGTGATTAGCGTCACTGTTGACATATATGTTCGGGCTTACCCTATTGAGCGCGTGCGAGCACACACTGGAGATGAAAGGCCATTCAATGTAACAACGGGCAGCTctgaaagaagaggcaacaCCCCTCACGATGGAATCACATGGATTGCTGAGCATTTAGCAGATACTGACTCTGGAAAAGACAGTCACGACTACCGGTTTCTCAACGACGATCAACACAATCACGTCGAGGAAGGTGACGGGGAAGTAGGCGGCCGTACAGCTGCAGcggatgaggaagaagaatcgAGTCGCATTCTTCCGACTTTCACAGTGCAGGATATCCCGAGTGGAGATGCTGACGTCCACAAGGCTGCTGGAGACGTGGACACCAGTACAACCACCACAGCAGTTGATGAGGATGCGGTAGGCATGCCCACCGAAGGGGATATCCCGAAAGGTGATAAACAAGTGTACGAGGCCTTTGGTAGGCAAGGCAGCCGTACCGTTGTAGCCGAGGTGGTCGAGGACGATTCGAAAGACAGCCGTGCGAGCCAGGAAACTATGGACAACATCAATCATACCACCCAAAGACTTCTGCGAGGAATGGATGATGGTGCATTTGTTAGGGGAGGAGGTGTGCAGGAGTTTGTCAAGGCTATGACAGTGCCACGAatagaagagaagacaaaaggGCAGTTGGCCGGTGTCTTGAGACTGATTGAGGCTCTTGAGGCAATGAAAGGCAGCAACTCAAAATCTGATCAAAGCCCACGACGCTTCGGTTGCAGCGTTTTGCAACGGCCCTTCCGCACGGTTGTGGATTATGATGTCGTTATCACCACTGCGGCGGCACTTGCGAATGCTGGAGTGAATGTCGCAGCGGGGGGCGGAGGACCAGTTTTTCCTGTGTTTCCGGATGTTGCCAAAGTTCGGTCCTTGGCAGAGGAACCGCTGGACGGCCAGCAGGCGGCGGCACGGGAATCCCAATTGAGATCGCGTGGGTTCGTTGTTCCAGTTGCTGATATGGTTGCTGCAGTGAAGCGGGAGTGGTCGGAAGAGCCGATCGACTGCGGCAGATGCACTGTTG GTGGAGGATATCTCCCTGTACGTTTGCTCAAGAAAGAAGTGGATGAAGGCGAGGAGTTACTCCATTTTGCCGATGTGGAATATCCAACCTCAATATCCCGTGGCACTGTAGTGTCTGTTCCGGCATCTTGGCTGATCGTAAAAGGACTCAGTCTCAGAGAGTTGACTCCCGGTGTCACTGGCTTCATTCTTTGCGTGGAGAATGGAGAAAAGCCAGTTTTTGTCCCTAGGGGGCAAGGGCTGTTCAGTCAGTACGCAG AGTACCGTGCGGGGGCGTTCCGAGAACGGGTTGCGGTCGATCAATTTGTCATCGTCAGAGGCAGCAGGCGTAATGAGAGTGTGTTGGAGGCAAAACTCATTCTGGATCCTCGTGCGTATTCTGTCTATCAGTCTGTGAACCGATACGATCCtagcttcctcttcttcggcacTATCGAAGGCCCACCCATCACCCAGAGCTTGTTCGTAACGAGCGCTTTAAAAACGAGCAATGAATGCATTATCGAACGGACAGTTGATGATGGCCCAGTTTCTCTGGACTGTAAAGGATGGAGGAAATTTGAGCGACGTATGA GAGAatacgaagaaacgaaagcagCTATCACCAAACGTAGCCGGTGGCGACTAATAAAGTATCTCGTGTTAGCGCTTGGAGTTGCTTCCGCAGGCCTCCTTTACGCTGgacacagaaaggagagacccCATGGAATCCTTCGAGTGCGTCCGTCACAAATAATGAAACACAAATACTACGACAAGATTATGGTAGCATTACGTGGTCGTAGGCATGCTGCAAGAGGATATTGGAAAGCTTTCCTGGATAGGGGGATCCAAGAACTCCTTGTACCGCAGCCCGCGTTACATTTGTTGTCTTACTTCGATGCGATGCATCCTGAAAATTTGCGCGATGCGTTGAGAACAGTGCGAGGCGACACCGATACAGTGTCTCGGTGGATGGATTGGGCAagcgggagacgcgaggcagCAAAAGGAGTTTTGTACAAGGGAGCTGGTGGATACGGGATGGCAGCTACCGGTGTTATCGCCACCCTCTATGGCTTGTTGAGGTCGGGCACATACGCATACCGGCGCAGCAAACTATACCTCCGTGGCAGGAAAGTGAAGCAATACGCCGCGAACGTACTCTCCCAGAAGAATGGGAGGCGAAAGGCAAGACGAATGATTGTTTTCTTGGTTGTGCAGTGA
- a CDS encoding hypothetical protein (encoded by transcript TGME49_258860~Signal peptide predicted by SignalP 2.0 HMM (probability 0.765) with cleavage site probability 0.523 at residue 36~Predicted trans-membrane domain (TMHMM2.0):704-727): MALMPRGRLLLPWRLALFRRRPRLFFFVCGAGCAYSAVNGSNPLSILPLCCCYTYDFVALACPPLQLRRALFYTSLSRGVRTVGLDSPLLDKYLLFRLCSHIQQVLLHEKTQRGSAASALFSVKDSASVPPGRRSRLAGELWRRQHLRRTYTPIPAVVDCLHHLVLSLERFNPGAQSLNLQEVYATLLPTLVLLSRDQLLQDDLRVPLFPQLPASVQRAYRPPSFFSLESSAAAPASNLSPWWPGSGIRFPSRRDESRAFSTAFPNPSCGASSLALKYLQLQHDRLLLQLLHLGLLATRRALQFAEAAAYERTRPPVELPTLLSPRVLLDTGATQSAHCSSQGGYSELWSQLPSELSGTVSPPLGRARGNFFTSPYGPRGASPEDRSQWEQSAVSGALETGAVVGEAALQWWRQFMASCSSDLAAACASRARRAATGGTFGMVSPSLTARVATAAAAEPKTVVGVCTALATLVTVPFLPEDCALQLTRIQDSEPVGGSEVFQAVAFEPSIGEESSFSRSLVGVFFPGIAGGESPGVRAVLQPLRDQLVLLQRRQQRELVVLPTPMAVSGAVAEFWEAFQKHRSTGLRIRNLVWVGKASAKAHMNSQFLEQVEGAEVLLVAAVRRGVSDINWPSSATCLTTQQRRLLLPTQTEKLEKLRFLLGSRANAAVRTPHSMHAYDKAYDDFTTRFWLWQQFNRLKEELGGAVLGWCGVAAAAALGGFLFVYLVRQIWTGETGGHPLQADPSAPSAPPTAGASSWWTRPWSGICSLFRGRGGDQSLGEEPSSGSAESRMSGSLGDNVLPYAPAGDLTHSRLLRCGHGASFWDCVQGRGVISSPADELVRASYPEGVLGLQRTCEDSNVSQSFAPLFSTAANEGSGGAAGPSATSHTHAVSPHLSSFVKDMETGSYVSGPLSGFPGAGAAPDVLTPGLYSGRDELTSLYLALAAAGRGGNPGVRGLGRGLEFSTDGGFAGSHGG, encoded by the exons ATGGCGCTCATGCCGCGCGGGCGCCTGCTGCTCCCTTggcgcctcgctctctttcgccgtcggcctcgcctcttcttcttcgtctgcggaGCAGGGTGTGCGTACAGCGCAG TTAACGGGTCGAACCCGCTGTCgatccttcctctctgctgctgctaCACCTACGACTTCGTCGCGTTGGCCTGCCCGCCACTCCAGCTGCGTCGTGCGCTCTTCTACACCTCTCTGTCGCGAGGTGTGCGTACAGTGGGCCTGGACTCTCCGCTGCTGGACAAGTACCtgctgtttcgtctctgcagtCACATTCAGCAGGTTCTGTTGCATGAGAAAACGCAGCGCGGTTCCGCCGCGTCTGCGCTGTTTTCTGTGAAGGATTCTGCGTCTGTGCCTCCAGGGCGCAGGTCTCGGTTGGCGGGCGAGCTATGGCGGCGGCAGCACTTGCGGCGTACGTATACCCCGATTCCGGCGGTTGTCGACTGTCTCCACcacctcgtcctctctctggagcGCTTCAACCCCGGTGCCCAGTCTCTTAATCTCCAGGAGGTGTACGCGACGCTTCTGCCGACTTTGGTTCTGCTCAGCCGCGATCAGCTACTCCAGGACGACTTGCGAGTGCCGCTTTTCCCCCAGCTCCCCGCCTCCGTCCAGCGTGCGTACCGGCCaccctccttcttctccctcgagtCCAGCGCCGCGGCTCCGGCCTCGAATCTCTCGCCTTGGTGGCCCGGCTCCGGGAttcgcttcccctctcgcCGCGACGAGAGTCGCGCGTTCTCCACTGCGTTTCCAAACCCAAGTTGTGGCGCCTCTTCGCTTGCCCTCAAGTATCTCCAACTGCAGCATGatcgcctgcttctccagcttctccacCTCGGGCTCCTCGCCACGCGGCGAGCTCTCCAGTTCGCTGAGGCCGCCGCGTACGAGCGGACTCGGCCTCCTGTCGAGTTGCccactcttctctcaccCCGGGTTCTTCTCGATACCGGAGCCACGCAGAGCGCCCATTGTTCTTCCCAAGGCGGCTACAGCGAGCTCTGGAGCCAGCTGCCTAGCGAGCTTTCTGGCACCGTGTCGCCACCCCTTGGAAGAGCGAGGGGCAACTTTTTCACGTCGCCCTATGGCCCGCGAGGCGCCTCGCCAGAAGACCGCAGTCAGTGGGAGCAATCGGCTGTCTCCGGCGCTCTAGAGACAGGCGCCGTTGTGGGTGAAGCTGCGTTGCAGTGGTGGCGTCAGTTCATGGCGTCCTGCTCCAGTGATCTCGCGGCCGCATGCGCCTCGCGAGCACGTCGGGCGGCTACAGGCGGCACCTTCGGGAtggtctctccctccctgaCGGCCAGAGTTGCGACCGCTGCGGCGGCGGAGCCCAAGACGGTCGTCGGTGTCTGCACGGCGCTCGCGACCCTCGTCACAGTCCCCTTCCTCCCGGAGGACTGCGCCCTCCAGCTGACCAGGATCCAGGACTCAGAGCCCGTGGGCGGCAGCGAAGTGTTCCAGGCCGTTGCGTTCGAGCCCTCGATAGGGGAGGAAAGTTCCTTCTCGAGATCCCTCGtgggcgtcttcttccccggcATCGCAGGGGGTGAGAGTCCCGGCGTGAGGGCGGTGCTGCAGCCGCTCAGAGATCAGCTggttcttctccagcgacGCCAACAGAGGGAGCTTGTGGTGCTTCCTACGCCGATGGCAGTGTCGGGAGCGGTCGCGGAGTTCTGGGAGGCGTTTCAGAAACACCGCAGTACCGGGCTGCGGATTCGGAACCTCGTGTGGGTTGGAAAGGCCAGCGCGAAGGCGCACATGAACTCCCAGTTCTTGGAGCAGGTGGAAGGAGCTGAAGTGTTACTCGTCGCTGCCGTGCGTCGGGGGGTCAGCGACATAAACTGGCCTTCCTCGGCGACATGTTTGACCACTCAACAGAGGCGGCTGCTGCTTCCCACGCAGACCGAGAAACTTGAGAAGCTGCGGTTTCTCCTCGGATCCCGCGCGAACGCAGCTGTACGTACGCCGCacagcatgcatgcgtacgACAAGGCCTACGACGACTTCACTACGCGCTTTTGGCTCTGGCAGCAGTTCAATCGTCTAAAGGAAGAACTTGGCGGCGCTGTCTTGGGCTGGTGCGGGGTCGCGGCCGCTGCAGCGCTCGGCGGATTCCTCTTCGTCTACCTCGTGAGGCAGATCTGGACCGGGGAAACCGGCGGACATCCCTTGCAGGCAGATCCGTCCGCGCCCTCTGCACCCCCAACTGCTGGCGCCTCGAGCTGGTGGACGAGACCCTGGAGCGGCATTTGTAGTCTGTTCCGGGGACGGGGCGGGGATCAGAGTCTCGGCGAGGAACCCTCCTCCGGTTCGGCGGAATCGCGGATGAGCGGTTCGCTCGGGGACAACGTGCTCCCCTACGCTCCAGCGGGAGACTTAACCCACAGCCGCTTGCTTCGATGTGGACATGGGGCTTCTTTCTGGGACTGCGTGCAGGGGCGGGGCGTGATTTCGAGTCCCGCGGATGAACTGGTGAGGGCCTCTTACCCCGAGGGCGTCTTGGGTCTCCAGAGAACGTGTGAGGACTCGAATGTGTCTCAGAGTTTCGCTCCGCTCTTTTCGACGGCAGCCAATGAAGGTTCGGGGGGTGCAGCCGGCCCAAGCGCCACATCGCATACTCACGCGGTGTCTCCGCACCTTTCGAGCTTCGTGAAGGACATGGAGACAGGGAGCTACGTCTCAGGGCCTCTCTCCGGGTTTCCCGGGGCCGGCGCTGCGCCGGATGTCTTGACACCGGGACTGTATTCGGGGAGGGACGAACTCACGTCGCTGTATTTGGCTCTCGCTGCTGCAGGAAGGGGAGGCAACCCCGGGGTGAGAGGCTTGGGAAGAGGCTTAGAGTTTTCGACAGACGGCGGTTTCGCGGGGAGTCATGGCGGATAA